In one Lolium rigidum isolate FL_2022 chromosome 3, APGP_CSIRO_Lrig_0.1, whole genome shotgun sequence genomic region, the following are encoded:
- the LOC124695691 gene encoding uncharacterized protein LOC124695691, which produces MAAQLRIDSDSTGGVDGDGGNALVFSVLHDLLGAAAFLASHPLHAAYVLFFSRYLLWLASFFCPLLVSTSLLLAVLVTAGPYVTTGWPGVSSLGRTCGIAVAALCAELRPDGGGVSLVGQLCSFVLGPADVAAVLRVGEIMGELCDISAGSCFLLEEKTFFLSGTQDEEGIRVTLQSPTGEEIFLEHEDFYEDVFKDKIEDKNVVSEDLKGPVSSPSSSSEHCCQSETLFVQEIEEQEKSIEVQSISLSVIDGGVSGGVEEKRLECDPMPVETKKCEWPKSHSSISRRIRQWEDVTSGNLKRVPDDTLEKILVDNSLEKASSFKDVKVIIQLETESCNKENQLAQEIVSVGESDQSEKESCNKNFSDLAQEVASVGESNREQPEQEFVDVKELLQSKTEKCSKELEPEENAPIEQAEEELQEQNVQPGPELQEQKHMDTQTDEQDCQDVEPLQELSEQEYKDADEESETLQDGANEENPLKSTSIARRVHTRISSESLVGEASPGKEKEWKRTLACKLYEERIQLKLLRDRAVVGACSDDMDMLWEAYETGGGSSATAGDTKRGGSKAKRGNAQDELVDEGESEEDEDVDDEGTVRQLCCLQALKFSTRKMNFGGGKPSLAKISKVLKRMTALSRVGSRRNLKG; this is translated from the coding sequence ATGGCCGCACAGCTGCGCATCGACAGCGACAGTACTGGCGgtgtcgacggcgacggcggcaatGCGCTGGTGTTTTCGGTCCTCCACGACCTGCTCGGCGCCGCGGCCTTCCTCGCCTCACACCCGCTCCACGCCGCCTACGTCCTCTTCTTCTCCCGCTACCTCCTCTGGCTGGCCTCCTTCTTCTGCCCACTCCTCGTCTCCACGTCTCTGCTCCTGGCTGTGCTCGTCACCGCCGGCCCGTACGTCACGACGGGGTGGCCGGGGGTGAGCTCACTCGGGAGGACCTGCGGCATTGCCGTCGCCGCGCTCTGCGCCGAGCTCCGGCCGGACGGCGGAGGCGTCAGCCTGGTTGGGCAGCTCTGCTCCTTCGTGCTCGGCCCAGCTGACGTCGCCGCGGTTCTCCGCGTCGGCGAGATCATGGGTGAGCTGTGCGACATCAGTGCTGGTTCTTGCTTTCTCTTGGAAGAGAAGACCTTCTTCTTGTCAGGTACCCAAGACGAAGAGGGCATCAGGGTCACATTGCAGAGTCCAACTGGAGAAGAGATCTTCTTGGAACATGAAGATTTCTATGAAGATGTCTTCAAGGATAAAATTGAGGACAAAAATGTAGTTTCTGAGGATCTCAAGGGTCctgtctcttctccttcttcttcttcagagcATTGCTGTCAAAGTGAGACATTATTCGTCCAAGAAATAGAAGAGCAGGAGAAAAGCATCGAGGTACAGAGTATAAGCTTGTCAGTGATAGATGGTGGAGTCAGTGGTGGGGTTGAGGAGAAGAGATTGGAGTGTGATCCTATGCCGGTGGAGACGAAGAAATGTGAGTGGCCCAAGTCACATTCCTCGATTTCTCGGCGAATAAGACAGTGGGAAGACGTGACATCTGGCAATTTGAAGCGAGTTCCTGATGACACCCTTGAGAAGATTCTGGTGGATAACAGTCTGGAGAAGGCGTCGTCATTTAAGGATGTGAAGGTAATCATACAATTGGAGACCGAATCTTGCAACAAAGAAAACCAACTTGCTCAAGAGATTGTTTCTGTTGGAGAATCTGACCAGTCAGAGAAGGAATCTTGCAACAAAAACTTCAGTGACCTTGCTCAAGAGGTTGCTTCCGTTGGAGAATCTAACAGAGAACAGCCAGAGCAGGAATTTGTAGATGTCAAGGAATTGTTGCAGTCGAAGACCGAAAAATGCAGCAAAGAACTGGAACCTGAAGAAAACGCCCCCATTGAACAAGCCGAAGAAGAATTGCAAGAACAGAATGTGCAGCCGGGACCGGAATTGCAAGAGCAGAAACACATGGACACCCAGACTGATGAACAAGACTGCCAAGATGTGGAACCTCTGCAAGAGTTAAGCGAACAGGAGTACAAGGATGCGGATGAAGAATCTGAAACCCTGCAGGATGGTGCCAATGAGGAGAATCCCCTGAAGTCGACGTCCATCGCTCGGCGCGTGCACACACGAATCTCTTCGGAGAGCCTCGTCGGCGAGGCGTCCCCGGGCAAGGAGAAGGAATGGAAGAGGACGCTGGCGTGCAAACTCTATGAGGAAAGGATCCAGCTCAAGCTCCTCCGCGACCGCGCCGTCGTCGGGGCATGCAGTGACGACATGGACATGCTCTGGGAGGCCTACGAGACAGGCGGGGGAAGCAGCGCCACTGCCGGCGACACGAAGCGTGGCGGCAGCAAGGCGAAAAGGGGGAACGCGCAAGACGAACTCGTGGACGAAGGTGAGTCAGAGGAGGATGAAGATGTCGACGATGAAGGTACAGTGAGGCAGCTGTGCTGCCTTCAGGCTCTCAAGTTCTCCACCAGGAAGATGAACTTCGGAGGTGGCAAGCCGAGCCTGGCCAAGATCTCCAAGGTCCTCAAGAGGATGACCGCGCTTTCGAGGGTCGGATCACGGCGTAACCTGAAGGGGTGA